In Oryzias latipes chromosome 15, ASM223467v1, the sequence AATGAGGGTTTTTCTTTGCCTTAACTCGTCTGTCGCGTTTGACAATCATATTTAATGGATCAGTATGTCAGTGCAAACATGTCTATTTTAAGATTAGGAGCAATCATGTCAAGAAgatcatcattttcttttcttttcttttttaatgaatgtgtGACTTAATATCTTAAAAACATGtgatttatatgtttttttaatcgtctgttttgtttgtttagcgctgaatttgtttgaaataaacaaagcaAGCATTTGTTGCATCACAACTACATGCACAAATCCACATAtcaaacattttagaaactGAATTTATTCTGGTGTGACCCAATCATCTAATATTTATTAACTGTATGTCTTATTAAAAGAACTCCTTGCATAACAAAAagaattatgtttcatttggattttagatgttttctgagccaaaaataaaatacataaacaaacaaatatttatttaaaaaaaaaacttccaaagaAATCCTACTGGAAAATGATGGAAACCGGTTAATCTTGTTGCAAAGAAgaaaaggccaaacagaaagaggaaacattaaaaaataaaataacaaatgcCAAGTTTTACCAAACTGCacaaaaactgaatgtttttacTACCTCTTGTCCCtctgccattttttttgttgatataTTGACAGGGATGTGccttttctctttccttcacTCCCCCTAGCGTCACATGCCGGTACTGCATCCATCCTTCTCAAaacacacagaggaggagagaggTGGGAGATAGAGAgacccctcctccagatgacaTCAGTGCTCTATTGAAGCAAAGCTAGAGACGCACACAACTCCACATTTGTACTGTGATCCACCCATGCACCCATGTCTTCACACAGCCTGctgattgtgtgtgtgcgtgtgaggGGTATACCAGTCAGCACAGCAGTCCTGCTGCACACCAACTCCAAAAAGCTCCATTCTACTGACTAAGAggagcttcctttttttttcttttttttcctttttgttttattttgttagaacTTTGTTGGATTTGAATTGATTTCTTCAAAACCTGGATTGGATTACTGTTTCCCCACTAAGAGGATACCTGTTACTTTCCATTTTGGGGCTAATTGGAGAGGTAAGTGTGTTTGTGCCGGTCCGGTCCAGTTGGGAGTGCGTCCCTGTAGTCTTTTGGATTTCTCTCCCGGTCAGAACACACTGAAAGTAAGACGGATTCCTCCGGAGCCTGGTTAAAAATAAGAAGCAAACACGAAATGTATGGGTTCCCCTTTTATTTCCCCTTCATTTGACCCAAAGAGTGAAGCAACTAAAATCCCATCCGATCCGCTGGTTGGCGGATGAAAATCACAGTTATAAAACCGAGCGCGCAACTTGCTGCTCCAACGCCGCCGCAGACGCGTTCCGCATCCGAGTGCGCACAGACATCCAGCCTCGTTTGGAAACATATTCCTCGTTTTTACGCATGTGGGAAACGATCACAATCCACAAACTTGAGGGGATTAACGCGCCGTCTGCGCGTAGCCTCGCCGTCTCAGCTCCAGAAGACACCCCGGTGCGCAGCCACAATTGAAGCGCAGACCCCGCGGAGTGGGACATGAAGGGGCAGCTGGAGAGAGCGCTAAATGCGCGCTCAGCGCCGCAGATCTGCTGCGattcccaccgtccaaaaaccaCAAACGGAGCACATTTTCACTTAAGATATGCAGCCAAGTACACCGAAGTCTCATAACCAGTATTTATCAGACGTGCTGTTGAGATGACAACAATTCCACACTGGTGGATTTATAGCAGAGAAAAACGCATCGTTTCTGAGAAAATAGCAGAGACTGGTTTAAAGTCCTGATCCATTTAGAGCAATAAAATATTTTCGGTAACACCTGAGTGGGGACAGTTGTTAATCCAATTTAACTCAGCCTTTTATCTCCATTAGGAGATAAGGTCACCAAAGCTTTAAATAATGTCTCATTGATAAGCCGCTGCCTGTTTTTCAGCACCACGATGAAGGAAAACCCAACATAAGCTGTCAGAAATGTAACGGCAGCTCATTATTattcaacacagaaaaaaaatgaaaaggctgCTAAACATGGCAGACATGAAGACAGGCCCAATTCTTCTCTAATAACGGCCCCAGGCAAACGTCCCCAGTCAGTGCTTTTCTGAGGGAATTCACATGGAAGATTAACATCCAACCAGGTCACTGCAGATGGAATCTTGCAAGTCAAAAAATTTAAAGCATAAAATATATATGGACAGGAAGGGGGGTACTTCCAAAACTACCAAGGCATATTTTAGATTTAACACCCTACTCTAAGGGGTCTAATTTGGTTTGTTTCATAatttatttagccacagctcCACCACAAAGCCCAAGGATAGTTCTGGAAGAATGATACTGTTTGCAGAGCTCCATAATTTTGATGTTAGAGATGAACAAATGCCTTCATGTTGGCTATGTGTCAGCCTGTCTCCTGCAGTTCCCCACCAGCATTCACGTCTCAGGGTTTGTGTGCAGACACACATTTTATCTTGCAGTGCCTGCTACCCCCATGTGGGGAAAAACaattgcagctgctgcagagctctCCTTTCAGGCTGCTACAAAGGAGAGACCCCCGTCTGTCCGAGGCCTTATATTGCTCTTAATGGGTCAGCAGAAGCATCATCTGTTCAGAGCATGGAAAGGCAGCACCAGGAGGCCACATACCACATCTTGGTGGTTTGGAacgtttttcccttcagttggAACATGCTCGCCGCTCCTGGGAATTCAGATGTGACCATGAATGTCCCATTGTGTCTCTGCAGCACGGTGGGCCTGTGTCAGGTGTTCTGACATGCaacttggtaaaaaaaataaaaaagtgggaACTCCAAATGCAACCTTTTTCCATTTCAGAAActcttaatttttaatttaaataataaacaaacattttttaaacagttttactgcaactcattcatttttttctgtttcatggtCTGAGTAGAACATAAACTTAACAAGTGATTAGTCAGAATAAACGCACAGAAAAAGGTTCGTGTGCAATCAATCATAGTTCAAAAACTCAACTGTGCATCAGAGTGAATATCAACAGCAGATACAAATACAGCTGATTCCCTATGGAGACTGTACTGCGGTACAGCATTCATCTCAACATTTATGAATAATTTAACACAGTTTTTACTGCCGTTTCTCACCTTAATGGCAGCCGCTGCTACTTTACCCTGAATTTAATGAGCTATTGCAACGGAAATGTTTTTGTCCCAAACCTTTGTCAGTGTCTATCAGACTTAtgtccatgtttgagttctctATTCACAACAGCTCTCAGTGTCCAACTCTGTGAGGCTCagcttttcattaaaaaaggcccCCAACGCCAAATTCAAGCACATTTCTGTTCAAGGTGCTGAATTTAACTTCATCATTTCAGCTAAAATGAAGCCAAAGCCGCTTTGATTGGTGGAACATTCTTCTGTCCTGCAGTCGAAGTTtattacaaaagttttttagaaaaatttgtGGCTCCAAATGGTTGAATGGTGGTACACACCGTGGGAGTTTAACGTGTTAGTAACTAAAATAAATCCAGAGGTTTGATGGagacaataacaaacaaaagtaGTTCTATAGATGTCTCAGTACTAGCATTAAAGTATTAAAACCTCAACCCCCCCGTGAGGCTGCGGCTCCATGGTCCACGCTTGCCTTGTAGGAAACAATGAAGAGGGGCACTTTCCTGAAATCTGATgcgcatgggggggggggcgctttaGGTATTTCTGCCTACATATGCTTctcttaaaaatataatttataaaGCAGATACAACACAAGAGTTAAAAAGAGTAAAAGTTGGCATAATTAAAATACTTGAAACACATGACTATGTATACTGGATATTTTTCCTAGTGCAGaaagacactttaaaaaaagaatttgtctGATAACAAGTTTACATCAACTAAGATTATATACTTTCCCAATATTACAGAGTAGAGCGTTTAGGGACAAAAGATGACTATAAATAGTTCACCTCTGCTGACAAACAACCTATTCCTATTAGTTTGTTCAAACTAGAcataatattaatataaattTATAGgattaaatgtaatatttaaccTGTCTTTCCTGGCTTAACTACCTTATTCAGCGAGTTCATGGAGGTGGCATatggggctttttttttgttgcaatctACTACTGAGCCAAAACTGGACTAAAAGATCTGTGTTCAggtggaatggggggggggatgaaACAGCATCTCAAGAGCTGTAATCGAGTTACAAGCTTCTCAATATCCTAATCTTCCCCTTGTCATGGGTTACAACTGTTAAACGACGAAGCagtttgctcctgatttacctTTGACTGTTGGACAATGCACAGCAGCCGCCAATACGTCACATAAACCTGAAGGACACCAGGCATTGTGTTGtgaagtgaaacattttctttgtcaaaGGAAATTCTGTTTTCACTTACATAAACAGTGTTTAGGTAGAAAACGGCTCAGAGGGACGGGTCAAAGTAGTGGATCCTGCGGCCCTCCTTCCATTCATGCAATCAACTGTTAATGACTGAAGTACTCCCTCAgtaaaaagtagtctatttacGGATACAAGTACCCTTAGTCTATACTAAACgtgaggcagtatacttgaagttcACTTTTTACATAAgctgtaaacttaaaatgttccaatttagtctgaagagtttgtatacttcctacactacatgTACATGGTGTATAGTGTACTTGTACTTACACTCAGGAATACTTCATATTATAATcttcaagtgtactactttttgctaagggctTATAAGACTTTTCTTTGAACTAACAAGAACTGTTCAGAGTAATGTGGATATTAAAGGGACTGATTTGAAATATGTACTTGTGTGATTACTTTTCAGAACGCCATTCCGGATGTACAGAGGCTACAGTGAGACTCGAGCTGCTGATGTATGCGAAAAACTGGGCCCTAAAGGATAAGCAACTTGCCCTGTTTTGCTTCCCGGAGGATAGGAGAACAGTTGTTATCTTCTTCAGGAAAAGGACCAGATCTAAGGATTAATGTGCACTCTGGCTCAACAAGGGAGGAGAGGATCCTGGGTTACCTGAAGACGCAGTCGACACAAGTGAATAGGCCTGGATTGATCCGGTGGCATAGGGGATTGACATGGCTCAGGCCAGCTTTGTGTCAACGCATCATCCCTGCTGAGCATGATGGCAGAAAGGAGCCTTTCCTAAAGCTTCCACCATCTTACGTACGGATCCATATATGgcgcaaaagaaagaaaaactcatcTGATGTTATGGCTGTTGAACCTGAAAATTGCAACAGCCTTTAGGATTTTTAATACTACCCAAGATTGCATGCTTTTTCCGTGAGTGTGGATGCTTTCTGTGCAGGCTTATCTGCCACAGTAAAGGTTTTGAAAAGCATGAGCCTTTGACAACACGGTGGAGGTCGTCGTTCAAACAAGGATCAGCTCAGCAAACACTGACCAGGTCAGGACATCACAAGACACCCCCCTTTGGACAAACTTTTCCTTTCAGAGAGGATAAAGGCAAATTCAAGAGGAAATCTTGATTGGATTTTGTTGGATGAAAAGGATTTACTGCCTCATTTAAATCAGGTATGACGGATGCAGATGGTTTCCTGTCTTTCCAAtatgctgactttttttttttaaggacattAGGGAAGAGAAGTCAAGGcacaaatctatatttttttccccacaataaCTAGAAAAATGTGACCTCAAAGAgatttaatttaagtttttggACAACTAAATTCTAATTCTGGTGTGtgtacacaaacaaaaaatctaaaagacgTAGTGCATATGTTGCAAGTCCATCATGATTGAACAAATTTTGTAAAAGCAGCTTCTGTTTGGTGACTTTCTTATATTGGGTAGGAAGAAACAATGtaactaaaagctttttttaaagtttcgtggcttctttttttttttaatgaaaagctTCTCCTTGTTCACTGTTGTAGTTCTGGTGGAGGAAATGAGCAAAACAACTGCATTGCTCAGAAACTAGGACTTAAAAATATAGCCAGTCTTAATATTGTTTCATAATTAGTtgttcaaagaagaaaaaagcaggTCTGTATCCTAGTGACTGGAATATTTTTAgaccaaaaccttttttgtacaaacaaatgtaaatgtttaacTGGTTAATTGTAGAACTCtataaattgattttatttgatgGCATTTCTTTTAATGATAGACAAATCTGTGGGCTTTAAGGTGTTATTTTAGAaagtgatgacttttttttcctcccatttCTTAAAAACCCTTTGTATTAATttcaatatttgcttttttaggGCCTCTTGTGTGACTAGACTGCCAGACACCACAGCTTCAAGATGGTATATCAATGCAagtccttcctcctcttcctcatcaggATCGGGTTGTTGCTGGGTCTTGCCAACCCCTTGGTCACGTCAGCATCGTGCCCCTCAGTCTGTCGCTGTGATGGGACTTTCATATACTGTAATGACAGAGGCCTGACTTCCATCCCTCTCGGTATACCCCGAGATGCCACAGTgctttttctgcaaaacaaCCGCATTAAGAGCTCAGGCATTCCTACTGAGCTCCGCAGACTTTCAAAAGTGGAGAAGATCTACCTTTACTGCAACAATTTAGATGAGTTTCCTACCAATCTTCCTCTTGGACTAAAAGAGCTTCATCTTCAGGAGAACAACATCAGGATGATTACCCACGCCTCTTTAGCCCAAATTCCCTATATCGAGGAACTCCACCTGGATGATAATTCTGTATCAGCAGTCAGCATAGAAGACGGAGCCTTTAGGGACAGTAATCACCTCAGATTGCTTTTCCTCTCCAGAAACCACCTAAGCACCATTCCATCAGGTCTACCCATGAGCATTGAGGAGTTGCGTTTTGAAGACAACCGCATCTCCTCCATCTCTGAGCAATCTCTGCAAGATCTCATCAATCTGAAACGACTAATACTTGATGGAAACTTGCTCAACAACCGTGGAATTGGGGAGATGGCTTTAATCAACCTTATCAACCTGACTGAGCTCTCACTGGTGAGAAATTCCTTGACGGCGCCACCAGCCAACTTACCTGGCACCAGTTTGGAGAAGCTACAGCTACAAGATAATCACATTAGCAGGATCCCGCCTGGGGCTTTTGCCTTTCTTAGACAGCTGTATCGCCTAGACCTGTCAGGTAATAAGCTAACCAGCCTCCCACATGGTGTGTTTGAAGATCTGGACAATCTCACCCAGCTCCTGCTACGTAGTAATCCATGGCAATGTACTTGCAGGATGAGATGGGTGCGTGACTGGTTGAGGTCACTACCATCAAAAGTGAATGTACGTGGCTTGATGTGTCAGGGTCCTGATAAGGTCAAAGGCATGGCCATTAAAGATTTAACTACAGATATGTTCAACTGCACAGACTCGGAACTCTTTTCCATATATGAGACAAGCACAGTCTCCAACACTTTCAGCACATCCAAGCCACAGAGGCCCTCGTTTGTCACCCGAAGGCCTGGAGCAAAAGGGCCCGACATCAGTAAGAATTACCGCAGCACCACCACATCTTCAGGCAAAAAGATCATCACCATCAGTGTAATGTCAAGTAGTGAAGATGCAATACATATTTCATGGAGGGTGTCGCAACCAATGACGGCCCTGCGGCTTAGCTGGCTAAAGCAAGGACACAGCCCTGCCTTTGGATCCATCACCGAGACCATAGTGCAAGGAGAACGGACCGAGTATCTTCTCACTGCGCTGGAGCCCGATTCCTCCTACAGAATATGCATGGTTCCCATGGAGACCAGCAACATTTACCTGTCAGATGAAACTCCTGTTTGCATTGAGACACAGACTGGTCCTCACAGATCATACAACCCAACAACAATTTTAAACAGAGAACAGGAGAAAGAGCCTTACAAAAATTCCAGTCTGCCTTTGGCTGCTATCATCGGAGGGGCAGTAGCTCTTCTGGCAATAATCATGTTGGCCCTAGTTTGCTGGTACATCCACAGAAATGGTTCACTTTTTTCCAGAAACTGCACCTACAATAAAGGCCGTCGGAGAAAGGACGACTACGCTGAGGCTGGCACTAAAAAGGACAATTCCATCCTTGAAATAAGAGAAACTACTTTTCAAATGATTCCTATAAACCATCTACCAGTGTCCAAAGAGGAATTTGTGATACACACAATTTTCCCTCCAAATGGATTGAGTTTATATAAAACTCCACACAATGAGAACAGCATTAACAACAGGAGCTACAGAGACAGTGGAATACCAGATTCAGACCATTCCCATTCATGATATTGCACATGGACATTTGTGACAAGTGCGTGACTGAAAAACAGAGTGGCAAGACTTTTACAAAACACTGGATCTATGGGACTGAGGAAGTAATGTTCTGTTCATTTGCCATATAATTTATATTTAAGGACGTTTTATGAAGATGGAGAACGTTCCAGCTGCAGTCCATCACTGAACCATCAGTGAGTTACTAACTGCAATTCTATATTTTAGGGTTTTGTAGTATTTGTACTGTACTTCCTTTGCTTAAGGTTATTGACCAACAAAGAAACTCTGTGTTCTATTAAGATATAATGACTTGTCAACTGTGAAAGTGGGTTTTCATTGCTGTGTTGAACAATCAGACTTTAGAAAACCTTGTAGTATAAGCACAGGTcattctttttactttgtggctgttagaaaaacaaaaggcaaaaaaattacaagacaCTAAAACAAAAGGCACAGCTGATCAAATATGTTACTAAGCAGGCATGCTGCCTCCTAAAAGA encodes:
- the flrt3 gene encoding leucine-rich repeat transmembrane protein FLRT3, encoding MVYQCKSFLLFLIRIGLLLGLANPLVTSASCPSVCRCDGTFIYCNDRGLTSIPLGIPRDATVLFLQNNRIKSSGIPTELRRLSKVEKIYLYCNNLDEFPTNLPLGLKELHLQENNIRMITHASLAQIPYIEELHLDDNSVSAVSIEDGAFRDSNHLRLLFLSRNHLSTIPSGLPMSIEELRFEDNRISSISEQSLQDLINLKRLILDGNLLNNRGIGEMALINLINLTELSLVRNSLTAPPANLPGTSLEKLQLQDNHISRIPPGAFAFLRQLYRLDLSGNKLTSLPHGVFEDLDNLTQLLLRSNPWQCTCRMRWVRDWLRSLPSKVNVRGLMCQGPDKVKGMAIKDLTTDMFNCTDSELFSIYETSTVSNTFSTSKPQRPSFVTRRPGAKGPDISKNYRSTTTSSGKKIITISVMSSSEDAIHISWRVSQPMTALRLSWLKQGHSPAFGSITETIVQGERTEYLLTALEPDSSYRICMVPMETSNIYLSDETPVCIETQTGPHRSYNPTTILNREQEKEPYKNSSLPLAAIIGGAVALLAIIMLALVCWYIHRNGSLFSRNCTYNKGRRRKDDYAEAGTKKDNSILEIRETTFQMIPINHLPVSKEEFVIHTIFPPNGLSLYKTPHNENSINNRSYRDSGIPDSDHSHS